A genome region from Pseudoalteromonas tetraodonis includes the following:
- a CDS encoding PspA/IM30 family protein has translation MSILKKLFTAVRGGAREAGEAIVDANGIRIFEQEIADAQNALHRAKKSLTEVMAKEMQTKRKISAVDASIAEHEAYAGQALEKGNEALALEIAEKIGDFEAEKAEHEQVLAGFSNHIVTLKQQVKDAEKSIKENQRQLTMVKTTESVQQATMAVNSTLNTNNSSMTSARQSLERIKQRQQDRTDQLGAAKSLEADVNGDDLKAKMAEAGIGDTNPKSADILARIKAKQNS, from the coding sequence ATGAGTATTTTAAAAAAATTATTTACAGCAGTACGTGGCGGCGCACGTGAAGCAGGCGAAGCAATTGTTGATGCCAATGGTATTCGTATTTTTGAGCAAGAAATTGCTGATGCACAAAATGCGTTACACCGTGCTAAAAAAAGCCTAACAGAAGTGATGGCTAAAGAAATGCAAACTAAGCGTAAAATTAGCGCAGTAGATGCATCAATTGCTGAGCATGAAGCTTATGCAGGTCAAGCCCTTGAAAAAGGGAATGAAGCATTAGCATTAGAAATTGCAGAAAAAATTGGTGACTTTGAAGCTGAGAAAGCTGAGCACGAGCAAGTGTTAGCGGGCTTTAGTAATCACATAGTGACTTTGAAGCAGCAAGTAAAAGATGCTGAAAAATCAATTAAGGAAAATCAGCGTCAGCTTACTATGGTTAAAACCACAGAAAGCGTTCAGCAAGCGACAATGGCTGTAAACAGCACGCTTAATACTAATAATTCATCAATGACATCGGCGCGTCAGTCGCTTGAGCGTATTAAGCAACGCCAACAAGACCGTACTGATCAATTAGGTGCTGCAAAGTCTCTAGAAGCAGATGTTAATGGCGACGATTTAAAAGCTAAAATGGCTGAAGCAGGTATTGGTGATACGAATCCAAAAAGTGCTGATATTTTAGCGCGCATTAAAGCGAAGCAAAATAGCTAA
- a CDS encoding YjfI family protein, which yields MELNELSIKLASFETEGANFESFLIANPGEQDVLQVIVDGNDELPIFVTQTQEQLLCISYLFDEDEVKSELRNELNETLLRLNVPIPLSAFAKIDNKYAIFGALSVNSSLDDVTHELVTLADNAIDALEAVTLYLND from the coding sequence ATGGAATTAAATGAACTTTCAATAAAATTAGCGTCTTTTGAAACCGAGGGTGCTAACTTTGAGTCTTTCTTGATTGCCAATCCAGGTGAGCAAGATGTTTTACAAGTCATTGTTGATGGAAATGACGAGCTTCCAATTTTTGTTACTCAAACACAAGAGCAATTACTATGTATTAGCTACTTGTTTGACGAAGATGAAGTAAAAAGTGAATTACGCAACGAGTTAAACGAAACACTACTGCGTTTAAACGTGCCAATTCCACTGAGTGCATTTGCTAAGATCGATAATAAATACGCGATTTTTGGTGCACTGTCGGTAAATTCATCTCTAGATGATGTTACCCACGAACTAGTGACATTAGCTGATAACGCTATAGATGCACTAGAAGCCGTGACCTTATATTTAAACGATTAG
- a CDS encoding class II fumarate hydratase, producing MSNFRTESDSMGTLDVPANALYKAQTQRAINNFTISNLTMPQQFIIALAYIKQAAALTNLKLGHLDKTKANAIEHACQEIIDGKHYEHFPVDIFQTGSGTSSNMNANEVIASLASKHANQPIHPNDDVNMGQSSNDVIPTAIALSSAISVDKKLLPALANLADALEQKKADIGHIVKTGRTHLMDAMPVTFEQTLSAWQSQVKHAASGIEHALIRVCELAQGGTAVGTGINADPQFATLFAKQLSEKVGINFIPSDNFFYNIGSQDAIVALSGQLKVYAVAQMKIANDLRWMNSGPLAGLGEIELEALQPGSSIMPGKVNPVIPEAAAMASAQVIGNDATITVAGQAGNFELNVMLPVIAYNILQSTEILANSAQALADKAIASFKVNQAQIDKALTKNPILVTALNPVIGYEKAAKIAKQAYQQAKPIIDIAEQETDLSRSELEALLNPAKLTQGGLM from the coding sequence ATGAGTAACTTTAGAACAGAATCAGATAGCATGGGCACACTCGACGTACCCGCTAACGCACTTTATAAAGCACAAACCCAACGCGCCATTAATAACTTTACGATTAGCAACCTCACCATGCCACAGCAATTTATTATTGCTTTAGCGTATATAAAACAAGCCGCAGCATTAACCAATTTAAAGCTGGGCCATTTAGATAAAACGAAAGCAAATGCAATCGAGCATGCCTGCCAAGAAATTATTGATGGTAAACATTATGAGCATTTCCCTGTTGATATTTTTCAAACGGGATCAGGTACCAGCTCAAATATGAATGCCAACGAAGTTATTGCAAGTTTGGCTTCAAAACATGCTAATCAACCTATTCACCCTAACGACGATGTGAATATGGGACAAAGCTCGAATGATGTTATTCCCACTGCAATCGCCTTAAGCAGTGCTATCAGTGTTGATAAAAAATTACTGCCAGCACTAGCAAACTTAGCCGACGCCTTAGAGCAGAAAAAAGCAGACATCGGTCATATAGTTAAAACTGGGCGCACTCATTTAATGGATGCAATGCCAGTGACCTTTGAGCAAACACTCAGCGCATGGCAATCGCAGGTAAAGCACGCAGCCAGCGGTATTGAGCATGCACTAATACGTGTTTGTGAGCTGGCTCAGGGGGGAACAGCGGTCGGCACCGGTATTAATGCCGATCCACAATTTGCTACGCTATTTGCCAAACAGCTAAGTGAAAAAGTAGGGATTAACTTTATCCCCAGTGATAACTTTTTTTATAATATTGGCTCGCAAGATGCCATTGTGGCTTTATCAGGGCAGCTGAAAGTCTATGCCGTTGCGCAAATGAAAATAGCCAACGATCTACGTTGGATGAATTCAGGGCCGCTTGCGGGACTTGGTGAAATAGAGCTTGAAGCATTGCAGCCTGGTTCATCCATTATGCCTGGCAAAGTGAACCCGGTGATCCCAGAAGCCGCTGCAATGGCTAGTGCGCAAGTAATCGGTAACGACGCCACAATTACCGTAGCAGGCCAAGCTGGCAACTTTGAGCTTAACGTAATGCTACCCGTGATTGCTTATAATATCCTGCAAAGTACAGAGATACTTGCTAACAGTGCGCAAGCACTAGCGGATAAAGCCATTGCTAGCTTTAAAGTTAATCAAGCACAGATTGATAAAGCGCTGACTAAAAATCCTATTTTAGTTACTGCACTCAACCCAGTTATTGGCTATGAAAAAGCAGCAAAAATTGCCAAACAAGCTTACCAGCAAGCAAAGCCAATTATTGATATCGCCGAGCAAGAGACTGACCTATCTCGCTCAGAATTAGAGGCATTACTCAATCCAGCTAAATTAACCCAAGGTGGGTTAATGTAA